One Eriocheir sinensis breed Jianghai 21 chromosome 61, ASM2467909v1, whole genome shotgun sequence genomic window, accctcttccctctccacggGCACCCTCTTATCCTGCCTTCCAATCCCCTATCCTGGTATccaaccctcttccctctccacagGCACCCTCTTATCCTGCCTTCCAATCCCCTATCCTGGTATCcaaccctcttccctcttcacagGCGCCCTCTTATCCTGCCTTCCAATCCCCTATCCTGGTATccaaccctcttccctctccacagGCGCCCTCTTATCCTGCCTTCCAATCCCCTATCCTGGTATCCAACACTCTGCCCTCTCCACAGGCGCCCTCTTATCCTGCCTTCCAATCCCCTATCCTGGTATccaaccctcttctctctccacagGCGCCCTCTTATCCTGCCTTCCAATCCCCTATCCTGGTATccaaccctcttccctctccacagGCGCCCTCTTATCCTGCCTTCCAATCCCCTATCCTGGTATccaaccctcttccctctccacagGCGCCCTCTTATCCTGCCTTCCAATCCCCTATCCTGGTATccaaccctcttccctctccacagGCACCCTCTTATCCTGCCTTCCAATCCCCTATCCTGGTATccaaccctcttccctctccacagGCGCCCTCTTATCCTGCCTTCCAATCCCCTATCCTGGTATccaaccctcttccctctccacagGCGCCCTCTTATCCTGCCTTCCAATCCCCTATCCTGGTATccaaccctcttccctctccacagGCGCCCTCTTATCCTGCCTTCCAATCCCCTATCCTGGTATccaaccctcttctctctccacagGCACCCTCTTATCCTGCCTTCCAATCCCCTATCCTGGTATccaaccctcttccctctccacagGAACCGTAACTTGCTTAGCCCTGAAAGCCAACGAGCCCAACTTCCTCCTAATGGGGGTGGACTCCGGGGCCGTGGTGGAGATGACCCTCACGGCCTCCACCCACGACCTCTTCTTCTACCCCGCCCACTCCGCGCCCGTCCGCCTGCTGGCCTGGAACGGGCATCACGAGGAGGTGTTCGCTTCCACCTCGATGGACTGGATGCTGAAGGTGTGGGCGAGGAGGCATAGGTGAGGAGGGGTGTGGGGAAGGGGATTGGGGTGTTCGGGGTAGTGGTGGGACGcttagtaatgggtttaagttcgATAGATTCTTATTCAGCAGGGAtattggcaagaattggtttagacggagtggtggatgagtggaacaggcttggcagtcatgtggtgagtgagtgccaatactaacagagtggtggatgagtggaacaggcctggcagtcatgtgttgAGTGACTGCCAgtgctaacagagtggtggatgagtggaacaggccaggcagtcatgtggtgagtgagtgccaatactaacagagtggtggatgagtggaacaggcctggcagtcatgtggtgagtgagtgccaatactaacagagtggtggatgagtggaacaggcctggcagtcatgtgttgagtgagtgccaatactaacagagtggtggatgagtggaacaggcctggcagtcatgtggtgagtgagtgccaatactaacagagtggtggatgagtggaacaggcctggcagtcatgtggtgagtgagtgccaatactaacagaagCCTTGCatccccctctcattcccctcattttcccttttatctttctccttccatccccttctcattcccctctcaccctcttctgactcctccttaacccccttcttccctccaggtGCCCCCTCGTAGCCCTGGACCTGGGGGCGCCTGTGGCCGGGCTCACCTGGAGTCACCTGGGGGCGAGCCTGGTGGTGGGAGTGACGGAAGACGGCAAGGTGCACGTCTATGACCTCTACTTGCGCAGGTGTCGCCCGTTATGCGTCCAGAACATCATGCAGCGACGGAAGAGTGTCCTGACCTGCACCGCCTTCAGCCCCTTCCATCCCGTGTTggtggtgggcggggagaggtgggtgagggggaggaggaggaggaaggggttcaGGGCAAGAGAGTATGGTGTTTGGTGGGTGAGGTGGGTTAAGGTAAGGGGGTTGGACAAGGTGATGTTGGGTGAAGGGGTGTGTTGTGTGAGAAtctatgggtgtgtgggtgtgttgagTGAAGGGGGGGTGAGGATGTGTGAGTGTGCTGGTTTGGGGATGTGGGTGGGAGGGTGTGTTGTGttggataataaaaataataataataataataataataataataataatcataatcgtAATGACGTAACTAATATATACAATTaatagtaatctctctctctctctctctctctctctctctctctctctctctctctctctctctctctctctctcccactcgctACCCTCCCCTCATTCCAAAACCTCTCCTAACCTCTCTTTTATCCTCcacactctccccctctctcccctcgctccccctcccccaactCCTCCCCAGGGGGTATCTACTCACCCTCAAGCTCTCCCCCAACCTCCGGCGACCCCCGAAGGAGGCCAAGGGGGCGGATGAGGTTCAGAGGAAGGAGATCGAGGTGGCGAGGTTGGGAAGGCTTATCTCCACTGCCACgcccccctgagagagagagagagagagagagagagagagagagagagagagagagagagagagtttgttaaaATTACTTCTCATATTTTGAAAACtggtattgcgtgtgtgtgtgagagagagagagagagagagagagagagagagagagagattgagagtttttgtgtgtttgttaacCTTCCTTCTCATATTTTGAAAACTGGTgttgtgttggagagagagagagagagagagagagagagtcataattTTAGCCTTAAGTAAGAAGCAATAAGTGCAAGGTAATTGAAGTAAATAGGTGAGGATAAAGATTGTCTAGTTAGCATCTTCAAAGGTAAATATATCAGAATAAATGAAGTGAAACAGTTGCTCATGTGATTTCAATGTTTTACACCTTTTATGAAGCGACGCAACCCCGGGCATTAGCAAGGAGACAAAGTATACgtactaagtctatatataccaagtcaagtcactctgcttcaaaactgagaccggtacgcgcaggaggcggtttgggggcggagcagcgggatgacgtcacttggagccaaaaaaaaaatacccgccagttcaggggtgactaaaggtGCGGTCGTGTGTgtactttggatgtgcatgcttgcctactttcacagcgcgttcaggcaagccactgacgaaaaaaaatatgcctttttcttgtgctattgcgtgactgtaattccaatgcctacaaacggcggtgtggggtgtgagggagggcatgtagaagtgattgatttaaattagtccgcctttcttcgttttctctaaatccctgtttctacattctctagtttggctccaagtaacgtcacgcataagccacgcctcggccgcgtctcctcccacaaacctgcgtgtgacttgactcggtgtatatagactttggtATACTTATATATTATTGTCTCCTTGGGTATGATAGTAAGTTACATACTACATCGCTTTGGTGAAGGCCACAGGGTAGAGGGTGTCCTTGCTTGCATACCCCGAGCCCCACTACCCCCCGAGTGTACCCAAATACCCTACCCAGCAGTGGAAGGTGTGCGCCGGGGCAGACTCGACCTTACCCCGCCAGGCATAAGGGTTAAAGTTCTCCGCCGGGCCGGCCACGTGTCTGCCCCTCCCCGTCAAGGCGCCTGGTTGTGTCTGGATTTAAGGTAATTGTGAGAAACGGTCCAGATCACCTTAATGGAGGGAGACTTGtcctgcctgagagagagagagagagagagagagagagagagagagagagagagagtttaaattaACAGTATTGCCAAAACCACATAAAAATCAGTCTGACCCTCTCAAAATACTAATAACATTCTCTTATCGGTCAACATCATGAATTAATTTTGCaagcccatctctctctctctctctctctctctctctctctctctctctctctctcagcagcagACGAACTTGGGTCACCTCCACAACCCCGCCACAACTTTTATCTCCACCCGACGCCTTCCACACATTTCCGACCCTCAGAATACCACTTAATACACACCAAATTAAATAATACACCAAATCCCGGACGTATATTGAACCTAAAAACGTGGATACGGTCTAAAAGAGGCAGATGGGGAGTCAAATCTTCCTCGGCGGAGTTGGCGGGTGAGgaaaacattgagagagagagagagagagagagagagagagagagagagagagagacacaccacGTCATCTATTTGCTTCTCTCCAccgtctttcctccattccctcctcttttcctcctcctccaggtgagtGAGAGAGGTCGGAAGGCGCCGGGGAGGAACGTGTATCGGACAGGTATTTCAGGtggtggttgtctgtctgtctgtctgtctgtctcacgtGGATGgtaagtgtgtctgtctgtctgtctatatctgtttgtcctttaattattttctttattttcctttccttcctttcgttactgcgctttttccttcctttcctttcctttccttcccttcccttcccatccattccatttaaccttccttcccttcccttcccttcccttcccttcccatccattccatttaaccttccttcccttccttccctaaccttccttccatccattccatttaaccttccttccttccttccttccctacccttcccgtcccctccattccctttaaccttccgtcccttcccttcccttccctaacctgccCTGCCCATCCATTCcatttaaccttccttcccttcccttcccttcccttcccatccattccatttaaccttccttcccttcccttcccttccctaaccttcccttcccatccattccatttaaccttccttcccttcccttcccttccctaaccttcccttcccatccattccatttaaccttccttcccttcccttcccttccctaaccttccctgccCATCCATTCcatttaaccttccttcccttcccttcccttccctaaccttccttcccatccattccatttaaccttccttccttccttcccttccctaaccttcctgcCCATCCATTCcatttaaccttccttccttccttccttccctaaccttaccttcccatccattccatttaaccttccttcccttcccttccctaacctcccttcccatccattccaattaaccttccttccttccttccttccttccttccctaaccttcctgcCCATCCATTCcatttaaccttccttccttccttccttccctaaccttcccttcccatccattccatttaaccttccttcctttcccttcccttcccttcccatccattccatttaaccttccttcccttcccttccctaaccttcccttcccatccattccatttaaccttccttcccttcccttcccttccctaaccttccctgccCATCCATTCcatttaaccttccttcccttcccttcccttccctaaccttcccttcccatccattccatttaaccttccttcccttcccttcccttccctaaccttcccttcccatccattccatttaaccttccttcccttcccttcccttcccttcccttcccttccctaaccttcccttcccatccattccatttaaccttccttcctttccctttccttccctaaccttccttccatccattccatttaaccttccttcccttcccttcccttccctaaccttcccttcccatccattccatttaaccttccttcccttcccttcccttccctaaccttcccttcccatccattccatttaaccttccttcccttcccttcccttcccttcccatccattccatttaaccttcccttcctttcccttccctaaccttccttcccatccattccatttaaccttcctttcccttcccttcccttccttccttcccatccattccatttaaccttccttccttccttcccttccttcccttccatccattccatTTAACCTTCCTtccgctcttcccttccttcccatccattccatttaaccttccgttcccttccctaaccttcccttcccatccattccatttaaccttccttcccttcccttcccttccctaaccttcccttcccatccattccatttaaccttccttcccttccctttcccttccctaaccttcccatccattccatttaaccttccttcctttcccttcccttccctttcccttagcTGCAGAGGTCacgtttcttaggttaggttaggtcaaagGCTCCTCTAAGTAAAAttatgagaaagaatcatcactcgcgcaaaccatttcataatatatatcaatgcatatgtgatcagtttatgcatcatctatcatcaaccgagagagcctgggttcgattcccgggcggagtggaaaaatttgggcggcttttccgataccctacgcccctgtccacccagcagtgtaccaggtatgaatcggggttgtgtcccgtctccttggatatgttcccttctccttaatcccttccccttctgtctctctccggcatatgaccacagatgttgcgccgactaaacgaaactttccaactttttctttctttccttccttgtcctctcttttcctcctcgctttgtttcgtctccctctttctataattccttcccctcctgtctctctccggcatatgaccacagatgttgcgccgactaaacgaaactttccaacttttcatctatcatcatcatcatcagaaatttggcccatcgctagtacacggtaaagccgcaaatttggcccatcgctgctaccggggtaAAATTTCTCCGAGTCAGTCTGTCGAATATTTTTTATCCAACTCCACACTCCTGCCTCCGAAGCAATCCTAAGTGGTATAGGGCACGAGAAGAAACGCATGATGACTAGGGTAAAGAATCAcagagggaggttaggttaggttagtttaggcaGGAGGGGTTAAGTTTTGGCTAGGGTCACGGGTAAGTGTGTGGTTTAGCTCCGCCACCTCAAAATTCCCTATACGCCTTCATGTTATGGTTAAAAGGTTAAAATTAGTGCCTGTTAACCATAGTTTGAAGGCACAGAAGACTTTttaaaaactaacctaacctaacgaaaccTAACTGCTGACCATCTCCTACCATTAGCAATACTGGTATGGTTATGGTACGTTCGCTTAGGTTTGCTTCTAGCTATGCACGCCTTCCTATTATGGCAAAAGGGCATGTATTTTAGCCCTTAAACCATAATAAGAATGTGTATATTGGATTTTGAGGTGGCAGAGCTAAACTACATATTTACCCTTGCCCCCGAGcctatttttttgttcatttttacttatttatttattttttacagcaaaggagacagctcaagggcacaaaaaaaggaaacagtaatacaaaagcccgctacaataacaaaaaatgcccgctacaataataataaaaaagcccgctacagttatacaaaaagcccgctaatataAAGtccccgattttttttttttttttttttttttttctctcaaggtGCTGGCCATAGTGCTGATAgtctctcttgaggggcctcttagaTGACCCCTGCCCATTAGTGGTGCAGGTGAactttttttatagtggctgccatgatgtatGTATGATTCATGTGGGTGTGTGATGTATGTTATGCTGCGCCCCTCGCGGTATTTTTGACcaaagttgctgaagttaggATTGATTGGCGACCTGGgaagcatgtggatagtcttccGCCACTTAGCGATGGTTGAAAATAGTCCGCGTTCGTAGTGGACAGATTTCCCGTCAGACTTATCAACGGCAAGTCTTGTAAGAGGCTTGCTGAATCCAGTTCCACCTTATTATGTAACTATTTATTTTGTGTCTATTAAGTCTTTTTTATTTAAGTTTTTATTTCTACATGATTCTTATTTCTATTGAtttattgtttctttgttttaatttcttattgATATATTTGcgtattcatttttttccagtGTGCCAACTTTGTGACCCTCGTGGAGCATGGTCTcggcagcaacaacagcaacaacaacaagaacaatggcagtagcagcagtagtgatGGCAGCGCTGACGATGGTGGAGGGCATTGCCGCAgctgccacctccaccaccacctccacccccacccagcAGCTGCCCCAGTGGAATGTCGCTGATTGGGGTCCACAGCCACACAACCCCACAGACTTTACCACCTTCCTGTGAGTGTGCACCTCCCTCAGTTATCCcttagcccgtccgctgcgattggcacggatttggctttcactggtagcctggtaacatatagacTGGGATTACAAGACACTCACTTCCCACATTATctttttctaaaggtcaaagagggggtcagtcaggttctaatgagtgtttctataggttcatggtacagaggaagggtcacactaccaccagggtcatagaactactcctggaaatgcccacaactcctacgaaagccttgtcaaataggtgtttctttaggttcatggtacagaggaagagtcacactaccaccagggtcatagaactactcctggaaatgcctacaactccgtggaaagccttgtcaaataggtgtttctttaggttcatggtacagaggaagggtcacactaccaccagggtcatagaactactcctggaaatgcccacaactcctacgaaagccttgtcaaataggtgtttctataggttcatggtacagaggaagggtcacactaccaccagggtcatagaactactcctggaaatgcccacaactctctgaaagccttgtcaaatatgtgtttcttcaggttcacggtacagaggaagggtcacactaccaccagggtcatagaactactcctggaaatgcccacaactcctacgaaagccttgtcaaataggtgtttctataggttcatggtacagaggaagggtcacactaccaccagggtcatagaactactcctggaaatgcccacaactcctacgaaagccttgtcaaataggtgtttctttaggttcatggtacagaggaagggtcacactaccaccagggtcatagaactactcctggaaatgcccacaactcctacgaaagccttgtcaaattagtgttcttgggcAATGAAATGTCCAAAAATGCGACCCATAGTACTAcatggtctttctctgcctctgtggtgaatactATAATATTTCTGAggagtgtttgccatgtggtattggtgtgctggatattccctcccaaggtgcaggactaggtgaggtgaggtgaggtcttcttgtaggaaatctacAGTCAAGGGGTTAGATAATAGAACCTCCATTTAGCGCATCTCTTTCAAAAGATTTCCTCATGACCCTTGACCTgactgtggaatggactggaggaggaggtggtttgtgcaagaaacattcatgattttaaggaaaagttggataagagaggatatggagacgggacagcgcgagtgtagctcttt contains:
- the LOC126986050 gene encoding dynein intermediate chain 2, ciliary-like, with product MHTRPGQPLCFLSVGRDGRVTKWVVRSATLEPRDLLQSGDPEASEHLFTNPNNDRAKLQGTVTCLALKANEPNFLLMGVDSGAVVEMTLTASTHDLFFYPAHSAPVRLLAWNGHHEEVFASTSMDWMLKVWARRHRCPLVALDLGAPVAGLTWSHLGASLVVGVTEDGKVHVYDLYLRRCRPLCVQNIMQRRKSVLTCTAFSPFHPVLVVGGERGYLLTLKLSPNLRRPPKEAKGADEVQRKEIEVARLGRLISTATPP